A window of Primulina tabacum isolate GXHZ01 chromosome 4, ASM2559414v2, whole genome shotgun sequence contains these coding sequences:
- the LOC142543529 gene encoding LOW QUALITY PROTEIN: ninja-family protein AFP3 (The sequence of the model RefSeq protein was modified relative to this genomic sequence to represent the inferred CDS: deleted 1 base in 1 codon): MGDGDVTNKILTTSDMENLSLDVSVSKLSRDLLQRFRGSASEFEVLTEKNEEIELNLGLSLGGRFGVDKSCKSLVRSSSIAVCSPVVSVDGDHPKSTPITGLVRTSSLPVVTEEEWRKRKELQTLRRMEAKRRRSEKQRNLRSDKEAVGIYGGSGSGGGNSGVKRFGSSLEARFGSTSWAGCGGGTDVAMAKAASPGSGSSSCVSDLEGKIRQGSSGEPSPTSSHPLKVQNQDVGSSDTKSQENTGKTTGSDVSASPSKKSDTSRTAGRRVGTNAIEDMPCVFTVGDGPNGRRVDGILYKFGKGEEVRIMCICCGKFHSPAEFVKHAGGTDVDHPLKHIVVNAYASSLL; this comes from the exons ATGGGGGATGGTGATGTTACCAATAAAATATTGACAACAAGTGATATGGAGAATCTTTCTTTGGATGTTTCGGTAAGCAAACTTTCAAGAGACTTGTTGCAGAGGTTTAGGGGTAGTGCTAGTGAATTCGAGGTATTGACAGAGAAGAATGAGGAGATTGAATTGAATCTTGGGCTGTCATTGGGGGGAAGATTTGGAGTGGACAAGAGTTGCAAGAGTTTGGTCCGCTCGTCCTCAATAGCAGTGTGTTCACCTGTTGTGAGTGTTGATGGGGATCATCCGAAATCGACACCGATTACGGGTCTGGTGAGGACATCCTCGCTGCCTGTGGTGACCGAGGAAGAGTGGAGGAAGAGGAAGGAGTTGCAGACATTGAGAAGGATGGAGGCCAAGAGGAGGAGGTCCGAGAAGCAGAGAAATTTGAGGAGTGATAAAGAAGCAGTAGGAATTTACGGCGGCAGCGGCAGTGGTGGTGGAAATTCGGGAGTCAAAAGATTTGGTTCATCCTTGGAAGCACGGTTTGGTTCGACTTCTTGGGCCGGTTGTGGAGGTGGAACTGATGTGGCTATGGCTAAAGCTGC GTCCCCCGGGTCGGGAAGCTCGTCATGTGTCTCGGATCTGGAGGGTAAAATTCGACAAG GATCGAGTGGTGAACCAAGTCCCACCAGCTCTCATCCATTGAAAGTACAAAATCAAGATGTTGGTTCTTCCGACACAAAATCTCAAGAAAATACAGGCAAAACCACTGGATCAGACGTATCTGCTAGTCCATCTAAGAAGTCTGACACCTCAAGAACCGCAGGACGGAGAGTTGGGACAAATGCAATAGAGGACATGCCTTGTGTTTTCACGGTGGGAGACGGCCCCAACGGAAGAAGAGTCGATGGAATACTGTACAAGTTTGGGAAAGGAGAAGAAGTTAGAATAATGTGCATCTGCTGTGGAAAGTTTCATTCGCCGGCCGAGTTCGTCAAGCATGCAGGAGGCACCGATGTCGATCATCCCCTCAAACATATAGTGGTGAATGCCTACGCTTCTTCACTATTGTAA